A part of Oncorhynchus clarkii lewisi isolate Uvic-CL-2024 chromosome 17, UVic_Ocla_1.0, whole genome shotgun sequence genomic DNA contains:
- the LOC139371100 gene encoding AMP deaminase 2-like isoform X2 yields the protein MDGKYKEIAEELFTRSLTESEMRTAPYEFPEDSPIEQLEERRQRLERQISQDIKLEPEILLRIKQEFMKIDSAADLEFMNELGGVDRTDDGWMKERVLPMEREYQRVSISGEEKCGVPFTDLVDAAKCVVKALFIREKYIALSIQNFCKTTARELGELGEKPLDLRIYEEIPETPVDADAPVHPPVSETHPYENQDTKNMPADTGYSCKMVDGVMHVYTKKSPMEKSTELDLPYPDLKEYIADMNVMMALIINGPVKSFCYRRLQYLSSKFQMHILLNEMKELAAQKKVPHRDFYNIRKVDTHIHASSCMNQKHLLRFIKRAMKKYPGEIVHMEHGRGQTLMEVFESMNLTAFDLSVDTLDMHADRNTFHRFDKFNAKYNPIGESILREIFIKTDNHIEGKYFGHMIKEVMADLEESKYQNVELRLSIYGRSRDEWDKLAQWAVKHQVYSDNVRWLIQVPRLFDVYRTKKQLANFQEMMENIFMPLFEVTINPRSHPELHLFLQHVVGFDSVDDESKPEHHIFNMDSPLPADWTEEDNPPYSYYLYYTYANMAVLNHLRRRRGFHTFVLRPHCGEAGPVHHLVSGFMLSENISHGLLLRKAPVLQYLYYLAQIGIAMSPLSNNSLFLSYHRNPLPEYLSRGLMVSLSTDDPLQFHFTKEPLMEEYSIATQVWKLSSCDMCELARNSVLMSGFSHKAKSYWLGPKYSKEGPESNDIRRTNVPDIRVAYRSETLLEELNLITHAVRTKELDNIDEEDTLSMAPIGAEGR from the exons ATGGACGGAAAGTACAAGGAGATCGCTGAG gAGCTGTTCACTCGTAGCCTGACGGAGAGTGAGATGCGCACCGCTCCTTATGAGTTCCCTGAGGACAGCCCCATCGAGCAGCTGGAGGAGAGACGCCAACGCCTGGAGAGGCAGATCAGCCAGGACATCAA GCTTGAGCCAGAGATCCTGCTCCGCATCAAACAGGAGTTCATGAAAATTGACAGCGCTGCCGACCTAGA gttTATGAATGAGCTGGGTGGTGTGGACAGGACGGATGATGGCTGGATGAAGGAGAGAGTATTACCGATGGAGCGAGAGTACCAGCGTGTCTCAATATCAGGGGAGGAGAAGTGTGGG GTGCCCTTCACAGACCTGGTAGATGCAGCTAAATGTGTGGTAAAGGCCCTGTTcatcagggagaagtacattgcTCTGTCCATTCAGAACTTCTGTAAGACCACTGCCCGTGAGCTGGGAGAGCTGGGAGAGAAGCCCCTGGACCTACGCATCTATGAGGAGATCCCTGAGACCCCCGTTGATGCAG ATGCTCCAGTCCACCCCCCTGTCTCAGAGACTCACCCCTATGAAAACCAGGACACCAAGAACATGCCTGCAGACACAGGGTACAGCTGTAAGATGGTGGATGGGGTCATGCATGTCTACACCAAGAAGAGCCCCATGGAGAA GAGTACAGAGTTGGACCTGCCTTACCCAGACCTGAAGGAGTACATCGCTGACATGAATGTCATGATGGCTCTCATCATTAACGGACCAGT aaagTCGTTCTGCTACCGCCGGCTGCAATACCTGAGCTCTAAGTTCCAGATGCACATCCTGCTGAACGAGATGAAGGAGCTGGCAGCCCAGAAGAAGGTTCCTCACCGCGACTTCTACAACATCCGCAAG gTGGACACCCACATCCATGCCTCATCTTGTATGAACCAGAAGCACCTGCTGCGCTTTATCAAGCGAGCCATGAAGAAGTACCCTGGGGAGATAGTCCACATGGAGCATGGGCGGGGACAGACCCTCATGGAGGTGTTTGAGAGCATGAACCTGACTGCCTTTGACCTGAGTGTGGACACACTGGACATGCACGCG GACCGCAACACGTTCCATCGCTTCGACAAGTTCAATGCCAAATACAACCCCATTGGAGAATCCATCCTGAGAGAGATCTTCATCAAGACAGACAACCACATCGAGGGCAAATACTTTGGCCACATGATCAAG GAGGTGATGGCTGACCTAGAGGAGAGTAAGTACCAGAATGTGGAGCTGCGTCTGTCCATCTACGGCCGCTCCCGGGACGAATGGGACAAGCTGGCCCAGTGGGCCGTCAAACACCAAGTCTACTCTGACAACGTGCGCTGGCTCATCCAAGTGCCCCGCCTTTT TGATGTGTACCGCACCAAGAAGCAGCTGGCTAACTTCCAGGAGATGATGGAGAACATCTTCATGCCTCTGTTTGAGGTCACCATTAACCCCCGCAGCCACCCTGAGCTGCACCTCTTCCTCCAGCAT GTGGTGGGCTTTGACAGTGTGGATGACGAGTCCAAGCCGGAGCACCACATCTTCAACATGGACAGCCCCCTGCCAGCCGACTGGACAGAGGAGGACAACCCTCCCTACtcctactacctctactacaccTACGCCAACATGGCCGTGCTCAACCACCTGCGCAG GAGGCGTGGCTTCCACACGTTTGTGCTGCGCCCTCACTGCGGGGAGGCGGGGCCTGTCCACCACCTGGTGTCGGGTTTCATGCTTTCAGAGAACATCTCCCACGGGCTGCTGCTCAGGAAG GCACCAGTGCTGCAGTACCTGTACTACCTGGCTCAGATTGGCATTGCCATGTCCCCCCTGAGCAACAACAGCCTGTTCCTCAGCTACCACCGCAACCCCCTGCCTGAGTATCTGTCCAGAGGCCTCATGGTCTCTCTGTCCACTGACGACCCCCTACAGTTCCACTTCACCAAG GAGCCTCTGATGGAGGAGTACAGCATCGCCACACAGGTGTGGAAGCTCAGCTCCTGTGACATGTGTGAGCTGGCCAGGAACAGCGTCCTTATGAGCGGCTTCTCCCACAAG GCAAAAAGCTACTGGCTTGGGCCCAAATACAGCAAAGAGGGCCCGGAGAGCAATGACATCCGTCGCACCAACGTCCCGGACATCCGCGTGGCATACCGCAGTGAGACCCTGCTGGAGGAGCTCAACCTCATCACCCACGCTGTGCGCACCAAGGAGCTGGACAACATCGACGAGGAGGACACCCTCTCCATGGCTCCCATCGGGGCAGAAGGACGCTAA
- the LOC139371100 gene encoding AMP deaminase 2-like isoform X1 encodes MAGDLRGVAGQAKPLNPQRSLPGTPISHTLKHFPINLRTSMDGKYKEIAEELFTRSLTESEMRTAPYEFPEDSPIEQLEERRQRLERQISQDIKLEPEILLRIKQEFMKIDSAADLEFMNELGGVDRTDDGWMKERVLPMEREYQRVSISGEEKCGVPFTDLVDAAKCVVKALFIREKYIALSIQNFCKTTARELGELGEKPLDLRIYEEIPETPVDADAPVHPPVSETHPYENQDTKNMPADTGYSCKMVDGVMHVYTKKSPMEKSTELDLPYPDLKEYIADMNVMMALIINGPVKSFCYRRLQYLSSKFQMHILLNEMKELAAQKKVPHRDFYNIRKVDTHIHASSCMNQKHLLRFIKRAMKKYPGEIVHMEHGRGQTLMEVFESMNLTAFDLSVDTLDMHADRNTFHRFDKFNAKYNPIGESILREIFIKTDNHIEGKYFGHMIKEVMADLEESKYQNVELRLSIYGRSRDEWDKLAQWAVKHQVYSDNVRWLIQVPRLFDVYRTKKQLANFQEMMENIFMPLFEVTINPRSHPELHLFLQHVVGFDSVDDESKPEHHIFNMDSPLPADWTEEDNPPYSYYLYYTYANMAVLNHLRRRRGFHTFVLRPHCGEAGPVHHLVSGFMLSENISHGLLLRKAPVLQYLYYLAQIGIAMSPLSNNSLFLSYHRNPLPEYLSRGLMVSLSTDDPLQFHFTKEPLMEEYSIATQVWKLSSCDMCELARNSVLMSGFSHKAKSYWLGPKYSKEGPESNDIRRTNVPDIRVAYRSETLLEELNLITHAVRTKELDNIDEEDTLSMAPIGAEGR; translated from the exons ATCTGCGTGGTGTAGCAGGGCAGGCCAAGCCCCTGAATCCTCAGCGCTCCCTCCCTGGGACACCCATCAGTCACACACTCAAACACTTCCCCATCAACCTGCGTACATCCATGGACGGAAAGTACAAGGAGATCGCTGAG gAGCTGTTCACTCGTAGCCTGACGGAGAGTGAGATGCGCACCGCTCCTTATGAGTTCCCTGAGGACAGCCCCATCGAGCAGCTGGAGGAGAGACGCCAACGCCTGGAGAGGCAGATCAGCCAGGACATCAA GCTTGAGCCAGAGATCCTGCTCCGCATCAAACAGGAGTTCATGAAAATTGACAGCGCTGCCGACCTAGA gttTATGAATGAGCTGGGTGGTGTGGACAGGACGGATGATGGCTGGATGAAGGAGAGAGTATTACCGATGGAGCGAGAGTACCAGCGTGTCTCAATATCAGGGGAGGAGAAGTGTGGG GTGCCCTTCACAGACCTGGTAGATGCAGCTAAATGTGTGGTAAAGGCCCTGTTcatcagggagaagtacattgcTCTGTCCATTCAGAACTTCTGTAAGACCACTGCCCGTGAGCTGGGAGAGCTGGGAGAGAAGCCCCTGGACCTACGCATCTATGAGGAGATCCCTGAGACCCCCGTTGATGCAG ATGCTCCAGTCCACCCCCCTGTCTCAGAGACTCACCCCTATGAAAACCAGGACACCAAGAACATGCCTGCAGACACAGGGTACAGCTGTAAGATGGTGGATGGGGTCATGCATGTCTACACCAAGAAGAGCCCCATGGAGAA GAGTACAGAGTTGGACCTGCCTTACCCAGACCTGAAGGAGTACATCGCTGACATGAATGTCATGATGGCTCTCATCATTAACGGACCAGT aaagTCGTTCTGCTACCGCCGGCTGCAATACCTGAGCTCTAAGTTCCAGATGCACATCCTGCTGAACGAGATGAAGGAGCTGGCAGCCCAGAAGAAGGTTCCTCACCGCGACTTCTACAACATCCGCAAG gTGGACACCCACATCCATGCCTCATCTTGTATGAACCAGAAGCACCTGCTGCGCTTTATCAAGCGAGCCATGAAGAAGTACCCTGGGGAGATAGTCCACATGGAGCATGGGCGGGGACAGACCCTCATGGAGGTGTTTGAGAGCATGAACCTGACTGCCTTTGACCTGAGTGTGGACACACTGGACATGCACGCG GACCGCAACACGTTCCATCGCTTCGACAAGTTCAATGCCAAATACAACCCCATTGGAGAATCCATCCTGAGAGAGATCTTCATCAAGACAGACAACCACATCGAGGGCAAATACTTTGGCCACATGATCAAG GAGGTGATGGCTGACCTAGAGGAGAGTAAGTACCAGAATGTGGAGCTGCGTCTGTCCATCTACGGCCGCTCCCGGGACGAATGGGACAAGCTGGCCCAGTGGGCCGTCAAACACCAAGTCTACTCTGACAACGTGCGCTGGCTCATCCAAGTGCCCCGCCTTTT TGATGTGTACCGCACCAAGAAGCAGCTGGCTAACTTCCAGGAGATGATGGAGAACATCTTCATGCCTCTGTTTGAGGTCACCATTAACCCCCGCAGCCACCCTGAGCTGCACCTCTTCCTCCAGCAT GTGGTGGGCTTTGACAGTGTGGATGACGAGTCCAAGCCGGAGCACCACATCTTCAACATGGACAGCCCCCTGCCAGCCGACTGGACAGAGGAGGACAACCCTCCCTACtcctactacctctactacaccTACGCCAACATGGCCGTGCTCAACCACCTGCGCAG GAGGCGTGGCTTCCACACGTTTGTGCTGCGCCCTCACTGCGGGGAGGCGGGGCCTGTCCACCACCTGGTGTCGGGTTTCATGCTTTCAGAGAACATCTCCCACGGGCTGCTGCTCAGGAAG GCACCAGTGCTGCAGTACCTGTACTACCTGGCTCAGATTGGCATTGCCATGTCCCCCCTGAGCAACAACAGCCTGTTCCTCAGCTACCACCGCAACCCCCTGCCTGAGTATCTGTCCAGAGGCCTCATGGTCTCTCTGTCCACTGACGACCCCCTACAGTTCCACTTCACCAAG GAGCCTCTGATGGAGGAGTACAGCATCGCCACACAGGTGTGGAAGCTCAGCTCCTGTGACATGTGTGAGCTGGCCAGGAACAGCGTCCTTATGAGCGGCTTCTCCCACAAG GCAAAAAGCTACTGGCTTGGGCCCAAATACAGCAAAGAGGGCCCGGAGAGCAATGACATCCGTCGCACCAACGTCCCGGACATCCGCGTGGCATACCGCAGTGAGACCCTGCTGGAGGAGCTCAACCTCATCACCCACGCTGTGCGCACCAAGGAGCTGGACAACATCGACGAGGAGGACACCCTCTCCATGGCTCCCATCGGGGCAGAAGGACGCTAA